In Canis aureus isolate CA01 chromosome 12, VMU_Caureus_v.1.0, whole genome shotgun sequence, a genomic segment contains:
- the TENT5C gene encoding terminal nucleotidyltransferase 5C, with translation MAEEGSTTRDCVSFSVLNWDQVSRLHEVLTEVVPIHGRGNFPTLELTLKDIVQTVRGRLEEAGIKVQDVRLNGSAAGHVLVKDNGLGCKDLDLIFHVALPTEAEFQLVRDVVLCSLLNFLPEGVNKLKISPVTLKEAYVQKLVKVCTDTDRWSLISLSNKNGRNVELKFVDSIRRQFEFSVDSFQIILDSLLFFYDCSSSPISEHVHPTVIGESVYGDFEEAFDHLQNRLIATKNPEEIRGGGLLKYSNLLVRDFRPTDQEEIKTLERYMCSRFFIDFPDILEQQRKLETYLQNHFAEEERSKYDYLMILRRVVNESTVCLMGHERRQTLNLISLLALRVLAEQNIIPNATNVTCYYQPAPYVSDGNFSNYYVAHPPVTYSQPYPTWLPCN, from the coding sequence atggcagaggagggcAGCACCACCAGGGACTGCGTGTCCTTCAGCGTCCTCAACTGGGATCAGGTCAGCCGGCTGCACGAGGTCCTGACCGAGGTCGTGCCCATCCATGGACGAGGCAACTTTCCAACCTTGGAGCTAACCCTGAAGGACATCGTGCAGACCGTGCGCGGCCGGCTGGAGGAGGCAGGCATCAAGGTGCAGGACGTGCGGCTGAACGGCTCTGCGGCTGGCCACGTCCTGGTCAAAGACAACGGCCTGGGGTGCAAAGACCTGGACCTCATCTTCCACGTGGCTCTTCCCACGGAGGCGGAGTTCCAGCTGGTCAGAGATGTGGTGCTGTGCTCCCTTCTGAACTTCCTGCCTGAGGGTGTGAACAAGCTCAAAATCAGCCCCGTCACCCTGAAGGAGGCGTATGTGCAGAAACTGGTGAAGGTGTGCACGGACACGGACCGCTGGAGCCTGATCTCGCTGTCCAACAAGAACGGGAGGAACGTGGAGCTGAAGTTCGTCGACTCCATCCGGCGCCAGTTCGAGTTTAGCGTGGACTCCTTTCAGATCATCCTGGATTCCTTGCTCTTTTTCTACGACTGCTCCAGCAGCCCCATCTCCGAGCACGTCCACCCCACGGTGATCGGGGAGAGCGTGTATGGGGACTTCGAGGAGGCCTTCGACCACCTGCAGAACAGACTGATCGCCACCAAGAACCCCGAAGAGatccggggcggggggctgctcAAGTACAGCAACCTCCTCGTGCGGGACTTCCGGCCCACAGACCAGGAAGAGATCAAGACCCTAGAGCGTTACATGTGCTCCAGGTTTTTCATCGACTTCCCAGACATCCTCGAGCAGCAGCGGAAGCTGGAGACCTACCTTCAAAACCACTTTGCCGAGGAGGAGAGGAGCAAGTATGATTACCTCATGATCCTCCGCAGGGTGGTGAACGAGAGCACCGTGTGCCTCATGGGCCACGAGCGGAGGCAGACTCTGAACCTCATCTCCCTGCTGGCCTTGCGCGTGCTGGCAGAGCAGAACATCATCCCCAACGCCACCAACGTCACCTGTTACTACCAGCCGGCTCCCTACGTCAGCGACGGCAACTTCAGCAACTACTACGTTGCCCATCCTCCAGTTACCTACAGCCAGCCATACCCTACCTGGCTGCCCTGTAACTAA